In the Chloroherpetonaceae bacterium genome, one interval contains:
- a CDS encoding FAD-dependent oxidoreductase, with translation MKIAIFGGGIAGLTAAIHLLDKGYEVELYEKRAVLGGKVSVWKDQDGDTIESGLHVLFGGYKELQSVLKKIGAENNFEWKDLALIFAEKDGRQTRFEKAKGWPSPLAELLGGLKTNVINWQDKLSLVRGLLPLLLFGNEEYFRAQDSLTYSDWHARHGCTEHSLQRLWRPISLALNFIEPNVISARPMVTIFNYFGRNYEDARFGFFKANPGASMIEPMRRYIEEKGGKIFVGSRLKEFVLDSKLAVQSAVLSDSRFVEADAYISALPVHSLKKLIPKAWLQYDYFYNLYHFVGSPVANCQMWFDRKITDTNNLMFAHGTTFTTFADVSITCPEDFQAGQGSAVGGSVLSLVLAPAHHLMQLPNDVIVARVLEELKTLFPVARTAKLLKATVVKIPESVYKAVPGVDRYRPDQLSPIENFYLCGDYTYQKYLASMEGAALSGKAVAEKLDAKVRLAASTLSTVSAQRGVNSGPVTATKQI, from the coding sequence ATGAAGATTGCCATTTTCGGGGGTGGCATTGCAGGGCTAACCGCTGCCATACACTTGCTTGATAAAGGCTACGAGGTAGAACTATATGAAAAACGTGCGGTGCTAGGCGGTAAGGTCTCTGTTTGGAAAGACCAAGATGGTGACACGATTGAGTCAGGTCTGCATGTGCTGTTCGGAGGCTATAAGGAACTGCAATCGGTGCTGAAAAAGATTGGTGCAGAAAACAATTTTGAGTGGAAAGACCTTGCGCTCATTTTTGCCGAAAAAGATGGACGGCAGACCCGCTTTGAAAAAGCCAAAGGCTGGCCCAGTCCTCTCGCAGAGCTGCTTGGCGGCTTGAAGACCAATGTAATTAACTGGCAAGATAAACTTTCGCTGGTGCGTGGACTGTTACCCTTATTGCTCTTCGGCAATGAAGAGTATTTTCGTGCACAAGACTCCCTCACTTACTCAGACTGGCATGCACGGCACGGCTGCACAGAGCATTCTCTGCAACGGCTCTGGCGACCGATTTCGCTGGCTCTCAACTTCATTGAGCCAAATGTGATATCGGCGCGACCAATGGTAACCATCTTCAACTACTTTGGTCGCAACTACGAAGACGCACGGTTCGGCTTCTTTAAGGCAAATCCGGGCGCAAGTATGATTGAACCCATGCGGCGCTACATTGAAGAGAAAGGGGGCAAAATTTTTGTAGGTTCGCGCCTCAAAGAATTCGTGCTAGATAGTAAGCTTGCTGTGCAAAGTGCTGTGCTGAGCGACAGTCGCTTCGTGGAAGCCGATGCATACATTTCAGCCCTGCCCGTGCATAGTCTCAAAAAGCTCATTCCTAAGGCATGGCTGCAATATGATTACTTCTACAATCTCTATCACTTTGTAGGCAGCCCAGTGGCAAATTGCCAGATGTGGTTCGACCGAAAAATCACCGACACCAATAACCTGATGTTCGCACACGGCACCACCTTTACCACCTTTGCCGATGTCTCAATCACCTGCCCCGAGGATTTTCAGGCTGGGCAAGGCAGTGCAGTAGGGGGAAGTGTGCTTAGCTTGGTGTTAGCCCCTGCACATCACTTAATGCAATTGCCTAATGATGTGATTGTCGCACGCGTCTTAGAGGAATTGAAAACACTCTTTCCAGTGGCACGAACTGCAAAACTGCTGAAAGCAACAGTGGTCAAAATTCCTGAATCGGTCTACAAAGCAGTGCCTGGCGTCGACCGCTACCGCCCCGACCAGCTCTCGCCGATTGAAAATTTCTATCTCTGCGGTGATTACACCTATCAGAAGTATTTAGCCTCAATGGAAGGGGCAGCACTTTCTGGAAAAGCCGTGGCGGAAAAGTTAGACGCCAAAGTAAGGCTTGCAGCCAGCACATTAAGCACCGTATCGGCGCAGCGTGGTGTCAATAGCGGACCAGTAACTGCGACCAAACAAATTTAG
- a CDS encoding acyl-CoA thioesterase translates to MSQHHSHTAHSTQKPKVKAFELTLPIEIMPHDIDYAGVVSNITYVRWLEMLRVKMIQAYLSVEEQLKMGISPVLLKTEIHYKKAVKFLDKLVGRMWISHATPLRWTASAEFLVEGKPVAQAEQLGIFVNLSTMRPVPIPEELMRIYHEAEKKARHHH, encoded by the coding sequence ATGTCACAACATCACAGTCACACGGCGCATTCTACTCAAAAACCGAAGGTTAAAGCATTTGAGCTGACCCTACCGATTGAAATTATGCCTCACGATATCGACTATGCTGGTGTCGTGAGCAACATCACCTATGTGCGCTGGCTGGAGATGCTTCGTGTCAAGATGATTCAAGCTTACCTTTCAGTCGAGGAGCAATTGAAGATGGGAATTTCTCCCGTGTTGCTAAAAACTGAAATTCACTACAAGAAAGCCGTTAAGTTTTTGGATAAGTTAGTTGGCAGGATGTGGATTAGCCACGCTACCCCTTTGCGATGGACTGCTTCAGCAGAATTTTTGGTAGAGGGCAAGCCCGTTGCGCAAGCTGAGCAGTTGGGTATCTTTGTCAACCTCTCCACGATGCGCCCTGTGCCCATTCCAGAGGAACTGATGCGCATTTACCACGAAGCTGAGAAGAAAGCTCGCCATCATCACTAA
- the gyrB gene encoding DNA topoisomerase (ATP-hydrolyzing) subunit B — translation MAEESVRQTAAVASEYSAESIQVLSGIEHVRKRPAMYIGDVGIRGLHHLVYEIVDNSVDEALAGYNDFIYVGINKDGSVTVSDRGRGIPTDIKKETGKSALELVMTVIGAGGKFDKSVYKVSGGLHGVGASVVNALSEWCEVTVKRDGKIFYQRYQRGVPEAPVKEIGKTKPTDTGTKTTFMPDPLIFKNREFRYDTLADRMRELAYLNRNLHIVIEDLREKEPRREEFHFKGGIVEFVSYVDANRLPLMKKPIYIEGERDGTLVEIAFQYNDSYQENVLSYVNNINTVEGGTHLSGFRKALTRTMNQYAAKNDLLKSAKNIQLTGDDYREGLTAIISVKVPEPQFEGQTKTKLGNSETQTIVETIVNEKLGEFIEQNPSVAKIIIEKALGAAQAREAARKAKELARRKSALDGAGLPGKLADCTYTDPELCELYIVEGDSAGGSAKQGRDRRFQAILPLKGKILNVEKARLNKMLENEEIRTIIMALGTGIGEDEFNPEKLRYGKIILMTDADVDGSHIRTLLLTFLYRYMRGLIEAGRVYIAQPPLYLIKSGKEMVYAWDDEERDEAIKRFEEKGKEVMVQRYKGLGEMNPEQLWETTMNPEKRTLLKVGIESAMEADKIFSTLMGDAVEPRREFIENNAKYVRRLDI, via the coding sequence ATGGCAGAAGAGTCTGTTCGGCAGACCGCAGCGGTAGCAAGCGAGTATAGTGCTGAGAGTATTCAGGTGCTGAGCGGCATTGAGCATGTGCGCAAGCGCCCAGCAATGTATATCGGCGATGTCGGCATTCGTGGCTTGCATCACTTGGTTTATGAAATTGTCGATAACTCTGTCGATGAAGCCCTTGCGGGGTATAACGATTTCATTTATGTCGGTATCAATAAGGACGGTTCGGTAACGGTCTCAGACAGAGGACGGGGTATTCCTACGGACATCAAGAAAGAGACAGGCAAGTCCGCCCTCGAGCTGGTGATGACGGTAATTGGTGCGGGCGGTAAGTTTGATAAAAGCGTCTATAAAGTCTCAGGCGGTTTGCACGGGGTCGGCGCATCGGTGGTGAATGCGCTTTCGGAATGGTGTGAAGTAACAGTCAAGCGAGACGGTAAAATTTTCTACCAGCGTTATCAGCGTGGGGTGCCCGAAGCACCCGTCAAAGAAATTGGCAAGACCAAACCAACTGACACGGGCACAAAAACCACCTTTATGCCTGACCCACTGATTTTCAAAAATCGTGAGTTCCGCTATGACACATTAGCTGACCGCATGCGCGAGTTAGCCTATCTCAATCGGAATCTTCACATCGTCATTGAAGACCTGCGCGAAAAAGAACCAAGGCGAGAAGAGTTCCACTTCAAAGGCGGCATTGTAGAATTTGTAAGCTATGTAGATGCCAACCGCCTACCCTTGATGAAAAAACCCATCTACATTGAGGGTGAGCGTGATGGCACATTGGTCGAAATTGCCTTCCAATACAACGACTCCTATCAAGAGAATGTGCTCTCTTATGTCAATAACATTAACACCGTAGAAGGCGGCACGCATCTTTCAGGCTTTCGCAAGGCACTGACGCGCACAATGAACCAATACGCCGCCAAAAACGACCTCCTAAAGTCGGCCAAAAACATTCAGCTTACAGGCGATGACTATCGAGAAGGACTAACTGCGATTATTTCAGTCAAAGTGCCTGAGCCACAGTTTGAAGGTCAAACCAAGACCAAACTGGGCAATAGCGAGACGCAGACAATTGTTGAAACAATTGTCAATGAAAAGCTGGGCGAGTTTATTGAGCAAAATCCCAGCGTGGCCAAAATCATCATTGAAAAGGCATTAGGCGCAGCGCAAGCGCGAGAGGCGGCACGCAAAGCCAAAGAGTTAGCGCGTCGTAAATCAGCTCTCGACGGCGCTGGACTGCCGGGCAAACTGGCAGACTGCACTTACACCGACCCCGAACTCTGCGAACTCTACATTGTCGAGGGCGATAGCGCAGGTGGGTCAGCAAAACAAGGGCGCGACCGACGTTTCCAAGCCATCTTGCCGCTGAAAGGCAAAATTCTCAATGTGGAAAAAGCGCGCCTCAACAAAATGCTGGAAAACGAGGAAATTCGCACCATCATTATGGCATTAGGCACAGGCATCGGCGAAGATGAATTCAATCCCGAAAAATTGCGCTACGGAAAAATTATTCTAATGACTGACGCCGACGTCGATGGCTCGCATATTCGCACCTTGCTTTTGACCTTCCTCTACCGCTATATGCGCGGTCTCATTGAAGCGGGACGCGTCTATATTGCACAGCCACCACTCTACCTCATCAAGTCAGGGAAAGAAATGGTCTATGCATGGGATGATGAAGAGCGCGACGAAGCGATTAAGCGCTTCGAAGAAAAAGGCAAAGAAGTGATGGTGCAGCGCTACAAAGGCTTAGGTGAAATGAACCCTGAACAGCTCTGGGAGACAACGATGAACCCAGAGAAGCGCACTTTGCTCAAAGTTGGCATTGAAAGCGCAATGGAAGCAGACAAAATTTTTTCAACGCTGATGGGCGATGCAGTAGAGCCGCGCCGTGAGTTCATTGAAAACAACGCCAAATATGTGCGCCGATTGGATATTTAA